The following nucleotide sequence is from Bacillota bacterium.
CCGAGAGATGGTAACCAGCATGATCATGGGGTTTTTCGCCAATGGCCTGTACCAACTCGTCTTCTTGGTGCTGGTCGGAACGGTCATTCCCATGAAGAACCCGACGCTGATGCTGTCGTCAGGCATCGGGCTCCGGAACTCCATAGACCTGATCGAAGTTGGCGGTTCTCTCGATCGGGCCTTGGACGGCCTTTGGAACGGGCTGGTCATGACGGAGATCCGCGGCATCCCAATAGGGCCGTGGAGAGTGCCTGTGGCCACCTTCCTGGTCATTGCGCTCATCTGTGTGGTGCTGTCTTTCCTGCTCAGAACGAAACTCGGCCAGCAGATGCGCGCCATCGGCCAGGACATGCACATAGCGGAGGTTGCCGGGATCAACGTCAACCGCACGAGGATCATCGCCATCATCATCTCAACGGTTCTCGCGGCGTGGGGGCAGCTGATCTTCTTGCAGAACATAGGGACGTTGAACACCTACAACAGCCATGAGCAAGTCGGGATGTTCTCCATCGCGGCTCTTCTCGTCGGTGGCGCGACGACCCGCCGTGCCACGATATGGAATGCCATCGTGGGAGTGCTGCTCTTCCACACGTTGTTCGTAGTCTCGCCCCTGGCGGGACAGCGAATCCTCGGAATCCCGCAGGTGGGAGAGTATTTCCGCAGCTTCCTCGCGTACGGTGTCATCGCCGTGGCCCTGGCGCTGCAC
It contains:
- a CDS encoding ABC transporter permease, which gives rise to MTNKSVAATQTQPSRADRPIARVLRSGSVPIFFTVLCLAGIIAARLDINFLIKEIISRLGRNSFLVLSLLIPVMAGLGLNFGIVIGAMAGQIALVTVTHYEVGGLPGFLLAAVISVPFAVVFGWLTGMVLNRAKGREMVTSMIMGFFANGLYQLVFLVLVGTVIPMKNPTLMLSSGIGLRNSIDLIEVGGSLDRALDGLWNGLVMTEIRGIPIGPWRVPVATFLVIALICVVLSFLLRTKLGQQMRAIGQDMHIAEVAGINVNRTRIIAIIISTVLAAWGQLIFLQNIGTLNTYNSHEQVGMFSIAALLVGGATTRRATIWNAIVGVLLFHTLFVVSPLAGQRILGIPQVGEYFRSFLAYGVIAVALALHAWESRSKK